The following are from one region of the Haemophilus parainfluenzae genome:
- the aroK gene encoding shikimate kinase AroK: MAEKRNIFLVGPMGAGKSTIGRQLAQQLNMDFVDSDTVIEERAGADISWIFDLEGEEGFRKREERIINELTQLQGVVLSTGGGAVMSKENRNYLSARGIVIYLETSVDKQYQRTQRDKKRPLLQGTDNPRQVLEDLAKVRNPLYEEIADITLPTDEQNAKVMVNQIVDLIDNLNGLNSSL, translated from the coding sequence ATGGCTGAAAAACGTAATATTTTTTTAGTAGGACCGATGGGCGCAGGTAAAAGCACCATTGGCCGTCAGCTTGCGCAACAATTGAATATGGATTTTGTCGATTCGGATACAGTAATTGAGGAACGTGCGGGCGCAGACATTAGCTGGATTTTTGATTTAGAAGGCGAAGAAGGTTTTCGTAAGCGTGAAGAACGTATTATCAATGAATTAACCCAATTACAAGGCGTTGTGCTTTCCACGGGTGGTGGAGCAGTGATGTCAAAAGAAAATCGTAATTATCTTTCTGCTCGTGGTATTGTGATTTATTTAGAAACCTCAGTAGATAAACAATATCAACGTACGCAACGTGATAAAAAACGTCCTTTATTACAAGGAACAGATAACCCACGCCAAGTGTTGGAAGATTTAGCTAAAGTGCGTAATCCGTTATACGAAGAAATTGCTGATATTACCTTACCAACAGACGAGCAAAATGCCAAAGTAATGGTTAATCAAATTGTTGATTTAATTGATAATCTAAACGGCTTAAACAGTTCACTCTAA